The proteins below come from a single Pyramidobacter porci genomic window:
- a CDS encoding coiled-coil domain-containing protein has translation MQEQIDKSAVDPIPDEETFRRALAQLEAFGKQIFQIAVRQKDLLINEQEQSGRERFLLRKRLDERENELEALRKNLMNAQMELSEARRSEASLKLEIKQIREQLSVYRVDARRIEEAESQLRTAKEENAHLRTHIEELNIEAAKAARAHKTEIDALTLKYEQEKVTLRENIQIAEDRARSAAETIARTQSLGSIAEREKNAALEDLARCKREQKQQLEKLQNDLARHEAAASEQERRFADQQREYERKLSLIQLQTGQQYQSQMEALKSVLEDKTHELNRAHYQIEQLNDDHRRALEALNQDMEKQLEIRADEIRRRFILKSAEKSGSPSP, from the coding sequence ATGCAGGAACAAATTGACAAAAGTGCCGTTGATCCCATCCCTGACGAAGAAACGTTTCGCCGGGCCCTCGCTCAGCTTGAAGCGTTCGGCAAGCAGATATTTCAGATCGCCGTACGCCAGAAAGATCTCCTGATCAACGAACAAGAACAGAGCGGGCGCGAGAGGTTTTTGCTCCGCAAGCGGCTTGACGAAAGGGAGAACGAACTGGAAGCGCTCCGAAAAAATCTTATGAACGCCCAGATGGAGCTTTCCGAAGCTCGCCGCAGCGAAGCCTCGCTGAAGCTCGAAATAAAACAGATCAGGGAACAGCTCTCCGTTTACCGCGTCGACGCCCGCCGCATTGAAGAAGCCGAAAGCCAGTTGCGCACCGCGAAAGAAGAAAACGCCCACCTTCGGACCCATATCGAAGAACTGAATATCGAAGCGGCCAAAGCCGCCCGCGCGCACAAAACGGAAATCGACGCTCTGACCTTGAAATACGAGCAGGAGAAAGTGACCCTGCGCGAAAACATTCAAATCGCGGAAGACCGTGCCCGCAGCGCCGCCGAGACCATCGCCCGGACTCAGTCCCTGGGCAGCATCGCCGAGCGCGAAAAAAACGCGGCGCTGGAAGATCTGGCGCGCTGCAAGCGCGAACAGAAGCAGCAGCTGGAAAAACTGCAGAACGATCTGGCCCGCCACGAAGCGGCCGCTTCCGAACAGGAGCGCCGCTTCGCCGACCAGCAGCGCGAGTACGAGCGCAAGCTGTCGCTGATCCAGCTGCAAACGGGGCAGCAATACCAGTCGCAGATGGAAGCCCTGAAAAGCGTCCTCGAGGACAAAACGCACGAACTCAACCGCGCCCACTATCAGATCGAACAGCTCAACGACGATCACCGGCGCGCTCTCGAGGCGCTGAATCAGGATATGGAAAAGCAGCTTGAGATCCGTGCCGACGAAATCCGCCGCCGGTTTATTCTGAAATCCGCGGAAAAAAGCGGATCCCCGTCGCCATGA
- a CDS encoding ABC transporter ATP-binding protein, whose product MIQIRDLNLTFAGGRKIFDNLNWQIDTGSRTGLVGPNGIGKTTLLRAMVGQVSADSGDINLSPLSATVGYLPQDLAELPDVTLMQYLKDRTGITAAEKKLKRCSEELAAAPASEHIRLMKLHDEAAAAYENLGGYSFEALSRKALRGLGFHDGDDARPCGEFSGGWKMRVTLAALLLSRPDILLLDEPTNHLDTESMEWLENWLSDYRGTLVAISHDRVFMDKIMKCIAELHSGRIRIYKGNFSDYLRASEEQKAQLEQAAARQKEEIARTKEFIERFRYKATKAAQVQSRVKALEKVQIIRTETAARRITLKFPPCPPSGHIVLTLTDLGMAYGTHRVFERLNATVERGQKIALVGVNGAGKSTLSRLISGKERPTSGSCETGYHVLPAFFSQESAENLNYDRTVWQEICPLNMEMSEADKRALLGSFLFSGDDIYKSVKVLSGGEKSRLSLVKILMNPSNFLILDEPTNHLDMTTRELFQQALLAYDGTLLIVSHDRYFLNQLAQRVWELRDGTLHDYAGNYSRFIEQRQASLALNVPAVDPDPKRRGGEREKKREEAQRRNEIYRRKKVYADELAALEGRIDDLENRKAKDERELCRPEVLSDSVEVQALMKDLADAGTEIEAATNRWEELMKIIEKIEKGE is encoded by the coding sequence ATGATACAGATCAGGGATCTCAATCTGACCTTTGCCGGCGGGCGGAAAATTTTCGATAACCTGAACTGGCAGATCGACACCGGAAGCCGGACGGGGCTCGTCGGCCCCAACGGCATCGGCAAAACCACGCTGCTGCGCGCCATGGTCGGGCAAGTGAGCGCCGACAGCGGCGACATCAATCTCTCCCCTCTTTCCGCAACCGTCGGATACCTGCCCCAGGATCTGGCGGAGCTGCCCGACGTCACGCTGATGCAGTACCTCAAAGACCGTACCGGCATCACGGCGGCGGAAAAGAAACTCAAACGATGTTCCGAAGAACTCGCCGCCGCGCCCGCGAGCGAACATATCCGTCTGATGAAGCTGCACGATGAAGCGGCCGCCGCCTATGAGAACCTCGGCGGCTATTCTTTTGAGGCGCTGTCGCGCAAGGCACTGCGCGGACTGGGATTTCACGACGGCGACGACGCCAGACCCTGCGGAGAGTTCTCCGGCGGCTGGAAAATGCGCGTCACGCTGGCCGCGCTGCTGCTTTCGCGCCCCGACATCCTGCTCCTCGACGAACCGACCAACCACCTCGATACGGAAAGCATGGAATGGCTGGAAAACTGGCTTTCCGACTATCGCGGCACGCTCGTAGCCATTTCCCATGACCGCGTCTTCATGGACAAGATCATGAAATGCATCGCCGAGCTCCATTCCGGGAGGATCCGCATTTATAAGGGCAACTTCTCCGATTATCTGCGCGCCTCGGAAGAACAGAAAGCTCAGCTCGAGCAGGCCGCCGCCCGCCAAAAAGAGGAGATCGCCAGGACGAAAGAATTCATCGAACGCTTCCGCTACAAAGCCACAAAGGCCGCGCAGGTGCAAAGCCGCGTCAAGGCGCTTGAAAAGGTCCAGATCATCCGGACGGAGACGGCGGCCCGCCGCATAACGCTGAAATTCCCGCCCTGCCCGCCCAGCGGACATATCGTTCTGACGCTGACCGATCTCGGCATGGCCTACGGAACGCACCGCGTCTTTGAGCGCCTCAACGCGACCGTCGAACGCGGGCAGAAGATCGCCCTCGTCGGCGTGAACGGCGCCGGCAAATCCACGCTCTCGCGCCTCATTTCAGGCAAAGAGCGCCCCACCTCCGGAAGCTGCGAAACGGGCTACCACGTGCTGCCCGCGTTCTTCTCGCAGGAGAGCGCCGAAAACCTGAACTACGACCGCACCGTCTGGCAGGAGATCTGCCCGCTCAACATGGAGATGTCCGAGGCGGACAAACGCGCCCTGCTGGGCTCGTTCCTGTTCAGCGGCGACGACATTTACAAGTCCGTCAAGGTGCTTTCCGGCGGCGAGAAGTCGCGCCTTTCCCTCGTCAAGATCCTCATGAACCCGTCGAACTTCCTGATCCTCGACGAACCGACCAACCACCTCGACATGACCACGCGCGAGCTCTTTCAGCAGGCGCTGCTCGCCTACGACGGCACGCTGCTGATCGTCTCGCACGACCGCTATTTCCTGAACCAGCTCGCGCAGCGCGTTTGGGAACTGCGCGACGGGACCCTGCACGACTACGCCGGCAATTACAGCCGCTTTATCGAACAGCGCCAGGCGTCGCTCGCGCTCAACGTCCCGGCGGTTGATCCCGATCCGAAACGCCGCGGCGGCGAACGCGAAAAAAAACGCGAAGAAGCGCAGCGGCGCAACGAAATCTACCGCCGCAAAAAAGTTTACGCGGACGAACTCGCCGCGTTGGAAGGACGCATCGACGACCTGGAAAATCGCAAGGCGAAAGACGAACGAGAGCTTTGCCGGCCGGAAGTGCTGTCGGATTCCGTCGAAGTCCAGGCTCTCATGAAAGATCTCGCGGACGCCGGCACGGAGATCGAGGCCGCAACAAACCGCTGGGAAGAATTGATGAAAATCATCGAAAAAATCGAAAAGGGAGAATGA
- a CDS encoding FKBP-type peptidyl-prolyl cis-trans isomerase codes for MPQTVRKGDKIRVHYTGTLNDGSVFDSSVLNKRPPLEFTVGAGQMIAGFDKGVEGMTVGETKTLKLAPEEAYGRRRDDMLVTVEANRMPKGYTPRVGDQLQMGRRPVTVAAVKDDGSVTLDANHSLAGKELNFEVTVVEIL; via the coding sequence ATGCCTCAGACCGTGAGAAAAGGCGACAAGATCCGCGTACATTACACAGGAACGTTGAACGACGGTTCCGTTTTCGATTCTTCCGTGCTCAACAAACGACCGCCGCTGGAGTTTACCGTCGGCGCCGGACAGATGATCGCCGGCTTCGACAAGGGGGTCGAGGGCATGACCGTCGGCGAAACGAAAACGCTGAAACTCGCCCCCGAAGAAGCGTACGGCCGGCGCCGCGACGACATGCTCGTCACCGTCGAAGCGAACCGCATGCCCAAAGGCTACACGCCGCGCGTCGGCGATCAGCTTCAGATGGGACGCCGCCCCGTCACCGTCGCCGCGGTCAAAGACGACGGTTCCGTCACGCTCGACGCCAACCATTCCCTGGCCGGCAAGGAACTGAACTTCGAAGTCACCGTCGTGGAGATTCTCTGA
- a CDS encoding AbrB family transcriptional regulator: MEILARSAGTAALFAVGYAGFRGAKKMGWPAAAMLGSLFLLGLLNLTGLRLPFYQAPVSFVSKVLSGVILGQRIDRHMTSAVRKMLFPVSLASFWMVMASIATGLLLFVLAGGRLSLMTCLASSSAGGIAEMSIFAMSAGADVGIVAFFQSVRIIVLYATLPFSTAWLARRAPGAVLPKAPASGAQTRVSFTPGEIARFAAVTGALALLFEAAHFPSAYMIGAMCGAGAMNLRSGKVMTLPPWLRGAAQICLSMTISVALSPRTIHLARELFFPLAFSVTLIQALSFLLAWIMHRLTRWDVMTAVLATCPGGLSQVMFFAEDLRADPLIVGVFHAVRMISIVVCVPLIARLFA, from the coding sequence ATGGAAATTCTCGCTCGCTCTGCAGGGACCGCCGCGCTTTTCGCCGTCGGCTACGCGGGATTCCGCGGCGCAAAAAAGATGGGCTGGCCTGCCGCGGCCATGCTCGGTTCGCTGTTCCTGCTGGGGCTTCTCAACCTGACGGGCCTTAGACTGCCCTTTTATCAGGCGCCGGTATCCTTCGTTTCCAAGGTGCTGAGCGGCGTCATTCTTGGGCAGCGAATCGACCGCCATATGACGAGCGCGGTCAGAAAGATGCTTTTTCCCGTCTCGCTGGCGTCGTTTTGGATGGTCATGGCTTCCATTGCGACCGGTCTGCTGTTGTTCGTCCTCGCCGGCGGCAGACTTTCGCTGATGACCTGCTTGGCCTCGTCGTCGGCCGGCGGCATCGCGGAAATGTCGATCTTCGCCATGTCCGCCGGCGCCGACGTGGGCATCGTGGCTTTCTTTCAGTCCGTGCGGATCATCGTGCTTTACGCGACGCTGCCGTTTTCCACGGCCTGGCTGGCGCGCCGCGCGCCCGGCGCCGTCCTGCCGAAAGCGCCGGCGTCGGGCGCGCAAACAAGAGTCTCCTTTACGCCCGGCGAGATTGCCCGCTTCGCGGCCGTCACGGGCGCGCTGGCGCTGCTTTTCGAGGCGGCGCATTTTCCGTCGGCCTACATGATCGGGGCTATGTGCGGAGCCGGCGCCATGAATCTTCGTTCGGGGAAGGTGATGACCCTCCCGCCGTGGCTGCGCGGTGCCGCCCAGATCTGTCTGAGCATGACCATCAGCGTAGCCCTGTCGCCGCGCACGATTCACCTGGCGAGGGAACTCTTCTTCCCTCTGGCGTTTTCGGTGACGCTGATTCAGGCCCTTTCCTTCCTGCTCGCCTGGATCATGCACCGCCTTACCCGCTGGGACGTGATGACCGCCGTGCTTGCCACCTGTCCCGGCGGCCTCAGTCAAGTGATGTTCTTTGCGGAGGATCTGCGCGCCGATCCGTTGATCGTCGGCGTCTTTCACGCCGTGCGCATGATCTCCATCGTCGTCTGCGTGCCTCTGATCGCGCGGCTCTTTGCCTGA
- a CDS encoding site-2 protease family protein — MNRFFAEAGREFISLLPAVPAILWAISFHEFCHGWAALRCGDPTAKDAGRLTLNPMAHFDLWGALCMFLFHFGWARPVPIDPYNFRRPRRDLFLVSVAGVAGNTLTAVAAGLAIRGLVRFFPAVLFGNYGLQQVLIAFVTINLNFAVFNLIPVPPLDGSKLLALVLPRTARPAFEWLDRYSLPVLLALIYLGVVGRLMSPAVRWGLRLILG, encoded by the coding sequence ATGAATCGATTCTTTGCCGAAGCCGGACGGGAATTTATTTCCCTGCTGCCGGCCGTGCCCGCGATCCTGTGGGCCATTTCGTTCCATGAGTTTTGCCATGGGTGGGCTGCGCTGCGCTGCGGCGATCCGACGGCGAAGGACGCCGGGCGCCTGACCCTGAACCCCATGGCTCATTTCGACCTGTGGGGAGCCCTGTGCATGTTTCTGTTCCACTTTGGCTGGGCGCGTCCCGTGCCGATCGACCCCTACAATTTCAGACGCCCGCGCCGCGACCTGTTCCTCGTCTCCGTCGCGGGCGTCGCGGGCAACACCCTCACCGCCGTCGCCGCCGGACTGGCGATCCGCGGGCTGGTCCGTTTTTTCCCCGCGGTTCTTTTCGGCAATTACGGCCTGCAGCAGGTGCTGATCGCCTTCGTGACGATCAACCTGAACTTCGCCGTCTTCAATCTGATCCCGGTGCCGCCGCTCGACGGTTCCAAACTGCTGGCCCTCGTCCTGCCGCGGACGGCCCGTCCCGCATTCGAGTGGCTCGATCGTTACAGCCTGCCGGTGCTGCTGGCCCTGATCTACCTCGGCGTCGTCGGGCGCCTGATGTCTCCGGCCGTCCGCTGGGGGCTGCGTCTGATCCTGGGTTAG
- the coaE gene encoding dephospho-CoA kinase (Dephospho-CoA kinase (CoaE) performs the final step in coenzyme A biosynthesis.), producing MATVVIALTGEPGAGKSTAAQWFRVHGAALLDADGIVRGLWDGGELPQKARARWGESVFGADGKIDRKAVSARVFADEKEYRWLCRATHPVVLARMKAALPEEGIVVAEIPMLFEAGRPDWVDKVLFMAAPPRLRAERNRFRGLDETELARRERFFMDRGRRMALSDWVVCNDGSVENLEAQLEKIWREIQALRSRREAQTDC from the coding sequence ATGGCTACGGTCGTAATCGCCCTTACCGGCGAGCCGGGCGCTGGTAAATCCACGGCAGCGCAGTGGTTTCGCGTTCACGGCGCGGCGCTGCTGGACGCGGACGGGATCGTCCGCGGGCTCTGGGACGGCGGCGAGCTTCCCCAGAAGGCGCGCGCCCGCTGGGGAGAATCGGTGTTCGGCGCCGACGGGAAGATCGACAGAAAAGCCGTCTCGGCGCGGGTCTTCGCCGACGAAAAGGAATACCGCTGGCTCTGCCGCGCCACCCATCCCGTCGTTTTGGCCAGGATGAAGGCGGCTCTGCCGGAAGAAGGCATCGTCGTGGCCGAGATCCCCATGCTGTTCGAGGCGGGACGCCCCGACTGGGTGGACAAAGTGCTGTTCATGGCCGCGCCCCCGCGTCTCCGCGCGGAGCGCAACCGCTTCCGCGGGCTCGACGAGACCGAGCTAGCGCGGCGGGAACGGTTCTTTATGGACCGCGGGCGGCGCATGGCGCTGTCCGACTGGGTGGTCTGCAACGACGGTTCCGTGGAGAATCTGGAAGCGCAATTGGAAAAAATCTGGCGGGAAATCCAGGCTCTGCGATCCCGCCGCGAAGCACAAACTGACTGTTGA
- a CDS encoding ATP-dependent helicase — MTDPEKLLKGLNEAQREAVTFTGAPQLVLAGAGSGKTRVLTSKIAWLIAAQDVKPWRVLAVTFTNKAAREMSERVERLLGGSLGGAQICTFHSYGLNLLFRNRELLRDRGYNPSFVIYDRSDSLTAVKHVMQELNVDTEKFAPSWALNKISEIKSSADPASVQFTAYDNFMGDVYEKYSQALREQGAFDFDDLIAVPLALLKSDAELLARERERLQWLLVDEYQDVNGSQYQMMRLLVGGSNNLMVVGDPDQSIYGWRGANYATIMNFERDFPNAKVTLLERNYRSTAMILDASNQLIRHNKNRREKNLRTDREEGQKVSVWYLRDEKAEAEALAREIVNLTAAYHYGDIAVLYRMNALSRALEQALIEAGIPYRIVRGTSFYDRKEVRDVVAFMRLAVNPWDLVALNRVGNLPARALGPKSLEKLSAWMRENAKGAAEDVWGTVKVKKGGLAGKAAEGAAQLAGHMLTLLERQHSLPLALEWILNGVGYENLLMKAEPADWEERVENVRELLSIAPEGENLAEVLDQISLYTDMDTQNEARDAVNLSSLHAAKGLEFPVVFMTGMEEGIFPHSRSSDSPEELEEERRLCYVGMTRAEERLYMSGARQRRLFGAVLREGFSRFLAELPDECTEVFEQKEEPERYGYGRNRPYRRAGRW; from the coding sequence ATGACTGATCCCGAAAAACTGCTGAAGGGCCTGAACGAGGCTCAGCGCGAAGCCGTGACCTTCACGGGAGCGCCGCAGCTCGTGCTGGCCGGGGCGGGAAGCGGCAAGACCCGCGTGCTGACGAGCAAGATCGCCTGGCTGATCGCCGCGCAGGACGTCAAACCGTGGCGCGTGCTGGCGGTGACCTTTACCAACAAGGCAGCGCGGGAAATGAGCGAACGCGTCGAGAGACTGCTGGGCGGTTCGCTGGGCGGCGCGCAGATCTGCACGTTTCACTCGTACGGGTTGAACCTGCTTTTCCGCAACCGCGAACTGCTGCGCGACCGCGGATACAATCCCAGCTTCGTGATCTACGACCGTTCCGATTCCCTGACGGCCGTCAAGCACGTCATGCAGGAACTGAACGTCGACACGGAGAAATTCGCGCCCTCGTGGGCGCTGAACAAGATCTCGGAGATCAAATCTTCCGCCGACCCCGCTTCGGTGCAGTTCACCGCTTACGACAACTTCATGGGCGACGTATACGAAAAATACTCGCAGGCGCTCAGGGAGCAGGGCGCGTTCGATTTCGACGACCTGATCGCGGTGCCTCTGGCCCTGCTGAAAAGCGATGCTGAACTGCTTGCGCGCGAGCGGGAGCGCCTGCAGTGGCTGCTCGTCGATGAGTATCAGGACGTCAACGGCTCGCAGTATCAGATGATGAGGCTGCTCGTCGGCGGTTCGAACAACCTGATGGTCGTGGGCGACCCCGACCAGTCCATCTACGGCTGGCGCGGCGCGAATTACGCCACGATCATGAACTTCGAGCGCGATTTTCCTAACGCCAAGGTGACGCTGCTGGAGCGGAACTACCGCTCCACCGCCATGATCCTCGACGCCTCGAACCAGCTGATCCGGCACAACAAGAACCGCCGCGAGAAAAACCTGCGCACGGACCGGGAAGAAGGGCAGAAAGTCAGCGTCTGGTATCTGCGCGACGAAAAAGCGGAGGCCGAAGCGCTGGCGCGCGAGATCGTCAACCTCACCGCGGCGTATCATTACGGCGACATCGCCGTCCTTTACCGCATGAACGCCCTCAGCCGCGCGCTCGAACAGGCCCTGATCGAGGCCGGCATCCCGTACCGCATCGTGCGCGGCACCAGTTTCTACGACCGCAAGGAAGTCCGCGACGTCGTCGCCTTCATGCGCCTGGCCGTCAACCCGTGGGATCTCGTGGCCCTGAACCGCGTCGGCAACCTGCCGGCCCGCGCCCTCGGGCCGAAGAGCCTCGAGAAGCTGAGCGCCTGGATGCGGGAAAACGCCAAAGGCGCTGCGGAAGACGTGTGGGGGACCGTGAAAGTGAAAAAAGGCGGCCTGGCCGGCAAGGCCGCCGAGGGCGCCGCGCAGCTGGCCGGCCACATGCTGACGCTGCTGGAACGTCAGCACAGCCTGCCGCTGGCGCTCGAGTGGATCCTGAACGGCGTTGGCTACGAGAATCTGCTGATGAAAGCCGAGCCTGCCGATTGGGAAGAACGCGTGGAAAACGTGCGCGAGCTGCTCTCCATCGCGCCGGAAGGAGAAAATCTCGCCGAGGTGTTGGATCAGATCTCGCTCTACACCGACATGGACACGCAGAACGAAGCGCGCGACGCCGTCAACCTGTCGTCGCTTCACGCCGCCAAGGGGCTCGAATTCCCCGTGGTCTTCATGACCGGCATGGAGGAGGGGATCTTTCCCCACAGCCGCAGCTCCGACAGCCCGGAAGAGCTGGAAGAGGAGCGCCGTCTCTGCTACGTCGGTATGACGCGCGCCGAGGAAAGGCTCTACATGAGCGGCGCGCGTCAGCGCCGTCTGTTCGGGGCCGTGCTGCGGGAAGGCTTCTCGCGCTTTTTGGCGGAACTTCCCGACGAATGTACGGAAGTTTTCGAGCAGAAGGAGGAGCCCGAACGCTATGGCTACGGTCGTAATCGCCCTTACCGGCGAGCCGGGCGCTGGTAA
- the hypB gene encoding hydrogenase nickel incorporation protein HypB, translating to MTRKKVDVQQAVMAADLGYAQKIRDLLAEKGILMVNLIGSPGSGKTMLLERTLTGLDLKCAVIEGDVATDRDAQRIRATGTPSVQINTNGGCHLEANWVAGTLEQLPLDELDLIFVENVGNLVCPAEFDIGEDCKVAVSSLPEGSDKPLKYPLLFSEAAAVVLTKIDLKPYVDFDETLYWDDVTRLNPKARRLRLSSLSGEGLEFWMKMLYDWREAKKASRRP from the coding sequence ATGACGCGAAAAAAAGTTGACGTACAGCAGGCCGTCATGGCGGCGGATCTTGGCTATGCGCAGAAAATCAGGGACCTTCTCGCGGAAAAGGGGATCCTGATGGTCAATCTGATCGGTTCTCCCGGCTCCGGCAAAACGATGCTGCTGGAGCGGACGCTGACCGGTCTCGATCTGAAGTGCGCGGTGATCGAAGGCGACGTGGCCACCGACCGCGACGCGCAGCGGATCCGAGCGACCGGCACGCCCAGCGTGCAGATCAACACGAACGGCGGCTGCCATCTGGAAGCGAACTGGGTGGCCGGCACGCTGGAACAGCTGCCGCTTGACGAACTCGACCTGATCTTCGTGGAGAACGTTGGCAACCTGGTCTGTCCCGCCGAGTTCGATATCGGCGAAGACTGCAAGGTAGCCGTCTCCAGCCTGCCCGAAGGTTCCGACAAGCCGCTCAAGTACCCGCTGCTTTTCTCCGAAGCGGCTGCCGTGGTGCTGACGAAAATCGATCTGAAACCGTACGTCGATTTCGACGAAACGCTTTACTGGGACGACGTCACGCGGCTCAACCCCAAGGCGCGCCGCCTGCGCCTGTCCAGCCTCAGCGGCGAAGGCCTGGAGTTCTGGATGAAGATGCTGTACGACTGGCGCGAGGCGAAGAAGGCTTCCCGAAGACCGTGA
- the hypA gene encoding hydrogenase maturation nickel metallochaperone HypA, whose product MHEFSLVKAVIESVESLAEENGWKRIEKVTLRIGAMRQVVPEIMKFAFAAASRDSRLQGAELDIEPVPIRVCCPRCGRKWGEERMSVLCPFCGSPDAQMEQGMELNIDSIEVEDDDAKKS is encoded by the coding sequence ATGCATGAGTTCTCGCTGGTGAAGGCGGTCATCGAATCCGTCGAGTCTCTGGCGGAGGAAAACGGCTGGAAGAGGATAGAAAAAGTGACGCTGCGCATCGGCGCCATGCGTCAGGTCGTGCCGGAAATCATGAAATTTGCCTTTGCGGCGGCGTCCCGGGATTCGCGGCTGCAGGGCGCGGAATTGGATATCGAGCCGGTTCCGATCCGCGTCTGCTGTCCGCGCTGCGGCCGCAAGTGGGGCGAAGAGCGCATGAGCGTGCTGTGCCCCTTCTGCGGTTCGCCCGACGCGCAGATGGAGCAGGGCATGGAACTGAATATTGATTCGATCGAGGTGGAAGACGATGACGCGAAAAAAAGTTGA
- a CDS encoding A/G-specific adenine glycosylase — MNAEKFHIEAAEALTVWYNSHKRDLPWRLDRDPYRILVSEAMLQQTQVERVKSFYARWMERFPTLTSLASASEDDVLACWQGLGYYSRARSLRKAARLVRDAGLTTLPPDWEFLRSLPGLGPYTVGAVCSIAFDLPVPAIDGNVRRVFSRLLDMPDDPAKAKGTALIAAHAAAILKLGSPHILTQAFMELGATVCTPGATCRCPQCPVSRLCAAKAAGTQGQRPAGPRKNVVERRNGAALLISLPQGCAVRKRPIGGLWSGFCEIPWLRGEEKESAFSCLSRLAAELRLSCPCTDLKLEETLKFTRWQVRLHLWSCRMPQPPAGCDELSTDKLIGLPMPAGLKRLVQKALEKSGEKQLELFSPVR; from the coding sequence ATGAACGCCGAAAAGTTTCACATCGAAGCCGCCGAAGCGCTGACTGTATGGTATAATTCCCACAAGCGCGACCTGCCCTGGCGCCTCGACCGCGATCCCTACCGCATCCTCGTCTCCGAAGCCATGCTCCAGCAGACTCAGGTGGAACGGGTGAAAAGCTTTTACGCGCGCTGGATGGAGCGCTTCCCCACGCTGACGTCGCTCGCTTCGGCGAGTGAAGACGACGTTCTGGCCTGCTGGCAGGGACTGGGTTATTACAGCCGCGCCCGCAGCCTCCGCAAAGCCGCGCGGCTCGTCCGCGACGCCGGCCTGACGACGCTGCCCCCCGACTGGGAGTTCCTGCGCTCGCTCCCCGGACTGGGACCGTACACCGTCGGCGCCGTCTGCTCGATCGCCTTCGACCTGCCGGTTCCGGCTATCGACGGCAACGTCAGGCGCGTTTTTTCGAGACTGCTGGACATGCCGGACGACCCCGCCAAGGCCAAAGGCACGGCGCTGATCGCCGCCCACGCCGCGGCGATTTTGAAGCTGGGCTCGCCGCATATTTTGACGCAGGCGTTCATGGAACTGGGCGCGACCGTCTGCACGCCCGGGGCGACCTGCCGATGCCCCCAATGCCCTGTCAGCCGCCTGTGCGCCGCCAAAGCGGCCGGCACACAGGGGCAGCGCCCCGCGGGTCCGCGCAAAAACGTCGTCGAGCGCCGGAACGGCGCCGCTCTGCTGATCTCCCTTCCCCAAGGCTGCGCCGTGCGCAAGCGCCCCATCGGCGGACTGTGGTCCGGTTTTTGCGAGATCCCGTGGCTGCGCGGCGAAGAAAAAGAAAGCGCGTTCAGCTGCCTTTCCCGGCTGGCCGCCGAACTGCGGCTTTCCTGCCCGTGTACAGATCTCAAGTTGGAAGAGACTTTGAAGTTCACGCGCTGGCAGGTTCGCCTTCATTTGTGGAGCTGCCGCATGCCGCAGCCGCCGGCCGGGTGCGACGAGCTTTCCACGGACAAACTGATCGGTTTGCCCATGCCGGCCGGACTGAAACGCCTCGTTCAGAAAGCACTCGAAAAATCCGGCGAGAAGCAGCTCGAACTCTTCTCGCCGGTCCGCTAG
- a CDS encoding glutaredoxin — MKVTVYGTMNCPDTVDALREYKARGIAVEFRNIDADIKTLKEFLKLRDTEKVFADARQEHFVGVPCVVKEDGSLTLDWESLL; from the coding sequence ATGAAAGTCACCGTCTATGGCACCATGAACTGTCCCGACACCGTCGACGCGCTGCGCGAGTACAAAGCGCGCGGCATCGCCGTCGAATTCCGCAACATCGACGCCGACATCAAAACGCTGAAAGAGTTTCTCAAGCTGCGCGACACGGAAAAGGTCTTCGCCGACGCGCGCCAAGAGCACTTCGTCGGCGTTCCCTGCGTGGTCAAAGAAGACGGCTCGCTCACCCTCGACTGGGAATCGCTGCTGTAA
- the rpsI gene encoding 30S ribosomal protein S9, translating into MATSYYWGTGRRKNAVARVHIAAGEGKFLVNGRETAEYFPRHNWLSGALSPLVVTGLEGKVDVFVNAQGGGLTGQSGAISLGLARALLKMNPDLRPVLKKAGLLTRDPRMVERKKFGQKGARAKFQFSKR; encoded by the coding sequence ATGGCTACTTCTTATTACTGGGGTACGGGACGCCGCAAGAACGCGGTCGCCCGCGTCCATATCGCTGCCGGCGAAGGCAAGTTCCTGGTCAACGGCCGCGAGACCGCCGAGTACTTCCCTCGCCACAACTGGCTGAGCGGCGCTCTGTCTCCTTTGGTCGTGACGGGGCTCGAGGGCAAAGTGGACGTGTTCGTCAACGCCCAGGGCGGCGGCCTCACCGGCCAGTCGGGCGCGATCAGCCTCGGCTTGGCCCGCGCGCTTCTGAAGATGAACCCCGATCTTCGTCCCGTGCTGAAAAAGGCGGGGCTTCTGACTCGCGATCCCCGCATGGTCGAACGCAAAAAGTTCGGCCAGAAAGGCGCCCGCGCGAAGTTCCAGTTCAGCAAGCGTTAA